ataaaaatattcatttttattcttacGGGATATGAGCATGGTTATGATAGGTGATAGAATCTGAATGGACTGACGTGTATTTTTTAggattgaaatataaaataaattatttgtaaaatactctTTAATActcaaatcattaaaaaaaatatttttttatgagtaaaaaagaatatatatgagaataaaaatgaatactCCTAAAGAATAACATGAGGGTCTTCGTAGAATTTTCATAATTCTATGAATTTTATTGGCCCTTTTTGAATTGGTAAAATAAGGGCGTCGAGAAGATTCTGAAACTACaagacattttttatttctgtaTCGAAAGCACTAAGTGTTTTcgtttaggtttaattgcttccttagTCCtaagtttggttgaattgtgtcaaattcatcctcacttttaaaaaagtttcattttcgtcctcacgtggtataaaagtgtcaattgaatccaaacattgaaaatatttgtgtcaatgtagtcatctccgttaaatacacactaactgCGTTAAGTGGTTGATTATGTGGCACTAGCTTAGTAAAACGTGGCAAATGAGTCACTAATGACGTGTCAATGGCAAATGAGTCACGTTTAGGGTATTTGTATGTGTGAACGAAAGCAGAACGCGTTTCTGAGTTGAGGAACGGTCAAAAATCGCAATTGGGGCTTTTGAAAGCAGAACGCGTCTGCTGATTTGGAAGCGTTTGGTGATTTGGAATTGCGAAGTGGGTTCCATTCGAAGGTCCATTCGAAGGTACGTGTATGTTTGCTTTGGTTTGGTGTTTGCTTcgtgtgtgtgtttgctttGGTCCATGCGAAGTGGGTTCCATTCGTTGGGTTTATGGTTGCTTTggtgtgtgtgtttgcttcgtgtgtgtgtttgctttTGTTGTGGTCCCCCATAAACTATTATCTCTGTTTGTTGTTGTCCCCCATTATGGGTGTTGTGTGTGGTCCCCCATTGTAAGTGTTGTGTGTGGTCCCCCATAAACTATTATCTCTGTTCTTCGGTTTAGTGTTGGTTGAAGAAGTGTTGATTGGGGTTGGGTGAGAAAGCTTGGTTGTGAGGTTGTGTCGTTTTTTCGTTGGCTCAGGAAGTGGCAATGTCATTGAATCATCAGTGTTGTTCGTCTTGCTCATGGGGGAGCTGTCGTGCCGTTTCATCCAGAGGATTGGTTCAAACTAACATATGTCATTGTGGGGAAGTTGCTGTGTTGAGAGTGGCGAAAACTGTGAAGAACGAAGGCAAACAATTTTGGGGATGCCCTAATTACAAGGTTTGTTCAATGGTTGTAGTTTCATTTTATTGATTAGTTTATTTTTGAGTAATGAAATGTTTGTGGTTGGATGTTTTGAACAGCGGACTCGAAACGAAGAACTTCAAGGatgcaattattttaaatggtgCAATGAAGCTAATTTGGATGAAAGGGATACTATTATTGCTAGGCAAAGGAGGAAAATTATTAGTCTGGAGAAATCTGCTATGGTTTCTCAGAAATGGGAGAAGCAATTAACATGGATGTTATGTTTTATGGGGTTTATTAATGTCATCCTTGTTTGTATCTTGTTTAAAATTCCATGACTATTTTGTATTAGACAATGTGTTGTATTAGACAGttgttgaaaatgaatgaaaaatctcaatttctgCTTTCAATAGCTAATTGGCAGTGATATTGTTGAAGAAGGTGGATGTTGTATCAATAGTTAAGTTGTAGTGATATGGTTGAGACAGGAACAATTTGATGACAGCAACAATTTAATGGCTACTGTAGACAGTTATCAGTTGCAGTAAACTTGTGATAAATTCATTATGATTGTCCAAAGCTATTGCATTGCTTTATTACATACCGAACCGAATCTTACTTAAGAGAATTGGACAGTAGAAATCATTAAAAACAGAGGCTTAATCACCATTTCAACAGTAAATTTTTTTCCAATGCGAGTAATGAACTTGGAATGAGCGTTGACTTCATATtctttggacgagcgtccccttgTGCGCGCAGggggcgacgagcgtccgcttgttATGAACCGAGCGTGCGCTAGCTATGTGACGAGTGTCCtggcgacgagcgtcctgggcgacgagcgtccacttgatGTATTCTGGATGAGCGTCttgacgagcgtccatttcatattctctggacgagcgtcctcttgtgcGTGTAGGGagcgacgagcgtccgcttgcGATGAACCGAGCGTGCCCTTCCTATGTCACGAGCGTGTTGGGCGATGAGCGTCCtggcgacgagcgtcctgagcgacgagcgtccaatttccTTCTAAGTCgcgacgagcgtccaatttccTTCTAAGTCGcgacgagcgtcctgagcgaTGAGCGTCCAATTTCCTTCTAAGTCgcgacgagcgtccaatttccTTCTAAGTCacgacgagcgtccaatttccTTCTAAGTCGCGACGAGCGTCCTgagggacgagcgtcctgagggacgagcgtcctgaggGACGACCGTCCTGAGTGCAGATAGCTAAATGCAGCTGAATTCAAATTTGATGCAGTAGAAACAATATTGAAAATAACTAATACATAATATAAGATTCATCAGAAACTGTGCTTCAAACGGCATATTGAATATAACATCAGAAACTGTGCTCCAAACTGGACATCATATTCATTGAACAGACAATACTTTGCTTCATCAAATAATACATCAGCACACAATACATATTGAAGTTTGTATCCAAAAAAAGGTGCTAGCCGAAACAAAGTACcaaaatacatattaataataGCTAATGACTTTCTAAATCAGTTTGAAGGTGCTGTGGCAGTTGGGTCAGCTGGTGTTGAAGTTGTCTGAGGTGCTGTTGTTGATGGCTGACTTTGTTGGGGTTCTTCAACCTCGCATTGAGTAATTTGACTGGATTGAGTTGCATTTGGAGTTGTTGGAGCAGCTTGGGCAGCTTGTGgacaattatttcttttatgtccAAGCTCTCTACATATGCCACATCTCTTACGTGTTCCACCTTGTCTTAGTTGAGTGTCATCTTTCTTAAGCTCCCAAGGCTctaatcttcttttctttttcggtCTACCAGGCAAAATTCTCTTAGGTGGAGGCAACACATCAGGCATTGAAGTCATTTCCCACATATGAGCACCGTGGACTGGATATATCATTGGAAAGTATGTTTGTTCATAGGTTGACTTTGTAAACCAATGTGAGATGTAGTCTTCTCCATTGATGTTTAAAAATGTCATGGCAGTGAGGGCATGACAGCATGGGATTCCTGTTATACTCCATTTCCTGCAACTACAGTCCACTTTATCTATGTCAACAACAAACTTGTCACCAATGTTGGAAGTGTGTCTCACTTCAAATAATTTCAATCCTGACCAGCTGGAAAATGAAATTTGGATTGAAGTGAGTAAGTAaagtaaagaaattaaaacaaataaaacttcaTATTATGAAATCATACCTAGGTATCCaatattttgtgttgtttaattCCTTTTGAAATCGTTTATAAATTTTGGGGCAAAAGGAACCTTCATATGACCTTATCTTGTCTCTATTTCTTGTCCATCTCTTCATTAGATACATACGAATGTCTTCCATCATTGTTATGATGGGCTTAGCCCTTGCATCCAAGATCACACTATTAAAAGCTTCAGAGATATTGTTTACTAGGGTGTCACAAGCAGCTGTAGGTGTAAACCTTGACCTTGACCAAAAtctatataaagaaaaacacacACATTTATAACACAACCAAACAGTTCTAAATAATTGACATGGCTAACACTCTTGAAAACATACCTTGGTGGAATAGCTATCAAGTGCTTAAAGGCCTCTACATTGACATCTTTTATTTCTCTCATGACTGCCTCCCATGCTTGAGGATGGGTTGATGATGCTGCCTTCCATAAGAGACGTTTCAGATTTTTTCCAGCatattttttcctaaaatttGCATATATGTGGCGGACACAAAACCTTTGATCAACACGAGGTAGAAGTTCTTGTATTGCTGGCAGAAGTCCCTATCAaatgataaaagtaaatttattgaACATGAACATGGAAGACTAAGGtctcataataaaaaacaatgaaatatcacttactttttgttgatctgaGATAAATGTATACGTTGAACAATTTTCAACACCACCAAGATCATCAATCAAGAATTCCAAAAACCAAGTCCAGGTTtccttattctccacctccacaacaGCATATGCCAAAGGTAACATTTGGTCATTACCATCTCTTCCAACTGCTGTTAACAATTCACCCCCATATTTCCCTTTCAAGAAACACCCATCCAAACCTACAATGGGCCTACATGATATGAAACTCACCTTACATGCCTTCAAACAAACATAAAGTCTCTTGAATACTTGGTTCCCCTCATTAGGTTCTACACTAACTTTGACAGTTGATCCAGGATTTGACCTAAGCAGCTCATTGGCATAGTCGTATAcccttttatattgttcttcaaaatcacCTTCAATTTTCTTGTGTGCCATTTTCTTTGCCCTAAAGGTTGTTGACCGAGACACATTAATATTCCATTTCTTACAAACTTTGTCTTGGAGGTTACTCAaattaatatttggattttcttTTATAGTCTTCTCTAACCTCCCACTTAACCATTTTGATGTCACTAAACGCAAATTAAATTCTCTACTGCAGGTATGCTTGTTTATAATCTTCCTTAACTGCCATGTATTTTGGGCAGCCTTATATGCACAATATGCGTACCATGGGCACTTCCCTTTTGCCCCACAACATTTAACAGAAACTcttgttttatcatttttaaaaacctTCAATTTCCCCACAATGACATATGTTAGTTTGAACCAATCCTCTGGATGAAACGGCACGACAGCTCCCCCATGAGCAAGACGAACAACACTGATGATTCAATGACATTGCCACTTCCTGAGCCAACGAAAAAACGACACAACCTCACAACCAAGCTTTCTCACCCAACCCCAATCAACACTTCTTCAACCAACACTAAACCGAAGAACAGAGATAATAGTTTATGGGGGACCACACACAACACTTACAATGGGGGACCACACACAACACCCATAATGGGGGACAACAACAAACAGAGATAATAGTTTATGGGGGACCACAACAaaagcaaacacacacacgaagcaaacacacacaccAAAGCAACCATAAACCCAACGAATGGAACCCACTTCGCATGGACCaaagcaaacacacacacgAAGCAAACACCAAACCAAAGCAAACATACACGTACCTTCGAATGGACCTTCGAATGGAACCCACTTCGCAATTCCAAATCACCAAACGCTTCCAAATCAGCAGACGCGTTCTGCTTTCAAAAGCCCCAATTGCGATTTTTGACCGTTCCTCAACTCAGAAACGCGTTCTGCTTTCGTTCACACATACAAATACCCTAAACGTGACTCATTTGCCATTGACACGTCATTAGTGACTCATTTGCCACGTTTTACTAAGCTAGTGCCACATAATCAACCACTTAACGcagttagtgtgtatttaacggagatgactacattgacacaaatattttcaatgtttggattcaattgacacttttataccacgtgaggacgaaaatgaaacttttttaaaagtgaagatgaatttgacacaattcaaccaaacttaGGActaaggaagcaattaaacctttcGTTTATTAAGGAATCAAACATCACACTATAACATCATTTTCATGCCACGTGACCTACCACGAGGTCGAAACCGATGGATGCTTACTTAAGAATTGTTTTGTCACACGTACCAGACAACCAGTCTTTTTTCACACAGCTTAAACCCTCCAGGTAGGTATTTTCAGCAATCGACAATTAATTACTCATTTCGCATCAACAAaactattttcataaatatacaAAACCATGAAAAGTCTTAGGTTACTGATGTGTATATCACAACTAATAAGCTCTTTGTCAATATGCCACACTGTCTGCATTTCTTAAAACTctcaaaacataaatacatattattctCTCTATCTAAACTATACATCttactaaattaatataattacatttatGAGTTTCATTAATATCGCAGAGAAAAATACGTAAAAGATATAAtagtttttacttattttatttttgccatacataatatatatatatatatatatatatatatatatatatatatatatatatatatatatatatatatatatatatatatatatatatatagttattgcTTTCTGGATCCCATAATCACGAATTGTACCCTAGAATAATAGGAAAAGACTAAAAAAGTCTTTTACTACTGTacagaaggaagaaaaagagaaaaacactgtagaaaaagaagagaaagtgaaaaaaaaaagaaaatcatccTAAAAAACtctttctgaaatatattttaagtgttTCAGAAAgctcttttcaaaataaattttatgtagAGTTGTTCTGGAAACTTTTTTTGGAAAGACATTATATGCGTTTCTGAAAAATTTTATTCGGgaaatattatactaaaaaactTTTTTCAGAATGTATTTTTATCTTACCTATTCCAAAAATCTGATTCTAATTAGAAACTTAAGAAAGTCTG
This Vigna angularis cultivar LongXiaoDou No.4 chromosome 4, ASM1680809v1, whole genome shotgun sequence DNA region includes the following protein-coding sequences:
- the LOC128196351 gene encoding uncharacterized protein LOC128196351; translated protein: MTFLNINGEDYISHWFTKSTYEQTYFPMIYPVHGAHMWEMTSMPDVLPPPKRILPGRPKKKRRLEPWELKKDDTQLRQGGTRKRCGICRELGHKRNNCPQAAQAAPTTPNATQSSQITQCEVEEPQQSQPSTTAPQTTSTPADPTATAPSN